Part of the Burkholderia sp. FERM BP-3421 genome, GATCGATCACATTGGCCGCGCCATTCCCGCCGAACACGAGAAAATCATTGTTTGCCATTTGTCTTCCTATGCAGGAACGCCCCATGCTCCGCGATCGAGCCCGGCGACGTATTGGTTATCCATGTCGAGCCCGAAGAGGGGCTCCCCGTCTGCTGTGGTGACGAGTGTGAAGTTGACGCGCACGCCTTCCGGCTTCAACGGGATGTATCCGCCCGCCAGCAACGCCAGGAACACCGCCGACGGCACCCTCCCCGAAATGCCGATCGTCATCGACATATCCTGGTTGTCCTCGAAAAACGCATGCGTATCCGGGCCGAAGATGCTGTTCAGAATGGCCGCGCTCGACGCCAGCGTCCCGTCCCAATGATTCGCACCGATCTTCGCGCGGATCACGAGCCGGTACGTGTCGTCGTCGAGCATCACCAGGCCCATGTCCGGGTCGTAAGGCCCTTTCCAGATCCCCTGGTCATAGCCGATGCCCGAGAGGTCGAACGAAAAGTAGACGTTCGCGAGCTGCGCATTGATGCGTCTCGACACCCCCACCCACATCCCGATCGCATCGAGCTGCACGCCTTTCGCCACATCGAGATCGAATTTCTCCGGCATCGACCCGATGGCATTCAGCTGCTCCACGAGCGGCCCCACGAGCGCGCCCACGGTCGACGAGAAGCGCGGCCGCTCCCGGTGCTCGGAGGTGATCAGGCCGATGTACTCCTCGAGTTCGGCCATCAGATCACCACCGTGACGTCGTCCGGCGAACAGGCCGCCGCTTCGTTGAACAGCAGCGGAACATCGGGCGCGCCGCTCCCGCGCGGTCCGGACAACGCGAGACCCGCGAGCTTGAAGGTCCGCCCGCCGCCCACGCCGTTGGCCGCCGTCAGCGCATCGCCCCACTCGACGCTGCCCGACAGCCCCCCGCCGATCGGCAGCGCGTTGACGTAGTCCGCCACCGCCTGCCGGATCTGCTGCCCGGTCTGCGTCGTATATCCCGCCAGCGCCTTCAGATTGACGGTGGCCACGATGCGCGCCGCGGCGGGCCGGAAGAACTGGATCGTGATCGGACGGTCGTAGACGTCCTTGACGACCACCGCCGTCTGGCCGAAGGTGCCCGCTCCCGGCGTCTTCTTCGAGGCGATGGCCTGCGCGACCAGCTGCGCGTCGCCGCCCTCGACCACCAGCGACACGGCATGCGGCGGAATGCCGTTCTTGTCCGTGTCGCTCGTATCGTTCTCGTAGGCGACATAGCGCGTCACGCCAACCACGTTCGCGACCGCGCCGATGATCCCGTCGAGCACGGTCATCGACGGCAGCGCGGTCGAGATGGTCTGCCGCAGCCGCAGCGCCGCATCCGACTCGACCGGCGCGCCGACGGCCGCATCCGCCGGATTGATCACGCTCTGCCAGCCGCGCATCGGCGTCGCGATCTGCGCCACCGTGCCGGCCCGCGCCGCCACCGCGCCGATCCGCGCGCAGGTCGCGGTCACGGTGATTTCGCCGCTCGGCGGAATCACGACACTCGCGGGCAACTGCCACTTCTCGCCGTTCTCGTCCCGGGCCGTGCCGTTCGTGATGGTCGCGCCCGCCTGTCCGACGAGCCGCAGGTCGACGCTCGAGTACGACGCGAGCTTGCGCGCGATGCCGTTGATCTTCACGTTGCTCGACAACGCGGCGCCCTGCGCCGTGGCCGGGCTGAAGGCGTTGTAGATCGCGATCGCGGTCGCGTTGACGTCGCTCATCGCCTTCGCGAACACCGCGAGCAGCTGGCCGTCCTGGCTGTCGGGTTCGAGGTAGGCGTCGACGCCGTAGATCGCGCGGAACTTGTCCTGAAGGTACGCCAACACATCGGCATAGGCCGGCGCCGTGATGCCGTTCGCGTCGATCGTGGGTGCAAGGGTGGAAAGCGTCACAAGGTCACCTGTATCTGAGTGGGGCCGTAAAGGGTGTCGAGCGCCGCGGTCACCGTCAGCGTGCGCTGCCCGGAATCCAGCGTGCTCGCGTAGTCCGTGATCTCCGCCGCGCCCTGCGTGCCGAGGATGCATTGGCGGATCGCCGCGTCGTAGGCGCCTCCCGTGTACTTGCCGAGCACCTCGGTCGTCCACGGCATCCCCGCCGACGTATCGAGGAACCACTCTCCGCGCAGCAGCTTCAGGCGCGTGAGCACGGCCTGCGCGACGGCCTCGGGAGAATCGGCCAGGAAATCGGCGGATTGCCCGCCAAACACGTAATCGCCATCGGTATCGAGTTTTCGGTATCGCATCGAAATGCCTCAGTTGACGTTGCCGGTGTTGCCGCCGCCGGGCTGGACACCGCCATGGGTATGCGTATCGTCGATGCGCTTGCCGTTCGCCAGCACCTGTCCGACGAAGTCGATCGCGCCGCTGATCCTCGCGGCCGCGCCGCTCGTCGCGCTGCCGACCATGCCGCCGACGAAGGTCAACAGGCCCTGGATCGTCACCGCCGCCGAGAACGTCGATTGCGGCGCGATCACGTCAAAGCCGCCGGGCGCGACGATCGTCACCTTCTGCCGGCTCGGATCGAGATCGATATAGGTCGCGCCGTCGTCGCTGCGCAGTTGCGTGGAGTGCCCGCTGACGTTGGCCAGCGCGCGCGGCCGCGAGCGGTAGCCGAGCAGCACGAAGCCGTCCGACAGGTCATGCATGCGCAGTTCCGCCTGATCCTGCACGCCGCCCGATTGCCACCAGGCGTCGATGCAGCGCGACGCGAACACCACCAGGCACTCATCGCCGGGCATGACGGGAAAGGTCAACGCGCACTGGCCGCCCGCCGGAAACTGCACCGGGCAATCGACCAGCACCTTGAACGGAATCGAGGCCACGGCGCCGTCCGCCGCCTGGCGCTGCGGCTTGATCGCCAGCTGTACCGCGCAGGTTTGCAGGGCCGCGTCGAACGAATCGACGATGGCCGGCAGCGCGGTCCAGAGATCGCTGCGCGACGTACGCAGCATGGCGCGCAGTGCGGCCGCCGAATCGCCGTATTTCTGAAGTTTGTCCATCGCTGAAAGAAAAAGAACGAATTGCTGGTTGGTCGGCCGGCAGTGCGCCTGACGGGTCGTGCGTCGCCCAGTAATGTGCAGTGCGAATCATGATCGACATAACCGGAACCGCTCGATCATCCGCCCTGCGGACCGCACTCAGCCTCTTGGCTTCACGGGCCCCACACACCGCCTCCCGTCGCGGACGGCGAAATCGATTGATCGACAGCCACGCACGTCAGCGTCGAATACCACGCGGTGCCGCGCGTATCCCCTTCATGCTCGACCTTCACGATCTTATATAGACCATCGCTGCGCGGCTTCGCCGGATCGGCGCCTGTCGTCCTGGCCGGCGAACCGGCACCGTTTTCGCCGGGTTTCACGACCGTCTTCGACAGGCTCTTCTCCTCGATCCGAACCAGGCCCGAGACGCTTGCCTTCGGATTCAACAGACACTTGACCGTGACCCCGTTCTGCTCCCGGGTCGGCATCCCGATCATGCCCGTGCTCGAGCTCAATTCGAGCGCGTCGCCCGGGATGTAGCTGTTCTGCGGCACCATCTGGAACTGCGTGTCCTGGATCGACCAGTCCGCGCCCAGGTTGCGCGCGGCGTTCTCCAGGACATCGCGCGCCATCGCGAACACGAGCTTGCCGCGCGGCAGCGGGCTTCACCTCGAATGCCGGCAGGTAGCCGACGCTCAGGCCGTACGGCTTCATCGTCTCGATGGCCGCCTGCACGTGATCCATGCTGGTCGAGCCCCCCGCGAAGGTCTGCTCGACCACGGCGTTCGTGTACCAGTCATCGCCGCTCGCTGCGTCGATCTCGATCACGGTTTCCGTCGGGCTCGACCGGCCGCGCCGCGTCTGCGTGATGTTGCCGTCGAAGATCACGCCATATGCGCCCTGCGCGTAGCCGGCCTGCAGCACGACCCGCGTGAATTCCTCGCCTTGCAGCCGGTTCGCGGTGTTGTCCGACACATTGAAGATCCGCACATGCAGGCGGTTGAGCGTCTGGATGTCGTCGCGCCGGATCTCGAAGCTGAAACGCAGCGCCGACAGGTCGAGCGCATCGCCCGCCGCCGGCCCGACGACCAGCGATGCCTTGCGGCCGAATTGAGTCGTGCTCATTGGTCGGTCACCCAGTACAGGCGCGCACCCGCGCCCAGGTTGTCGAAGTCGGGCACATCGTCGGGATGCGCCGCGCCCTGCACCCGCAGCGCGCCCGCGAAGCCGAGGTGTGCGTACTGCGCGAGCAGGTCGATGCCCGTCACGAGCGGAATCCCGGCCACCAGCGGGCCGCCGTTGACATCCGCGATGTCGAGCACCCAGCCGCCGGGCCCGCGATACACGAGCGTGAGCCGGTACAGCACGCCGCCCAGCGAGATCTTGAAGGTCTGGTTGTCGCCCGAAAGCGGGATTTCATAGATCGTCATCGCCATTGGTCCGGTGGAGACGCGCCGCCCGGCGCGGGGTTGGCGGGCGCGAGCTGCTTCGTGCCCTGGTCCTGGAGTTCCGACGTCGCGGCCGGCTGCGCCTGATTCGCCCTTGGCGCGAGCGTCGTCGCCTTCGTGTCGACCACCAGGATCTCGCGCAGCGTCGCCTTGACGATCAACGCCGCGCGATTCTTCACGTCGGTGCTGACCGCGAGCCCCGCGATCAGCATGTTGCTGTACCGCCGCCGGCTCGTCGTGACGTTGAACCTCTCGCACCGCTGCTGCAGCGCAAGCAGGCGCGAATACACGCCGTTCACGTAGTCCGGGTTCGACAGCGTGCCGTTGAAATTCGTCTGCGACGCGCCGAGCAGTGCCTTGTAATCGGCGTTCGACCAGCCGCACTGCAGGATCACTTCGCTCGGCCGGCGATAGGCGTGATCGCTGATCTGCGCCCCGTTCTCGACGGGATGATCGACGATCGTCAGCTCGTCGTTGTACTGCTCCTCGATCGAGACTGCGATCTCGATGTTGTCGATCCACTTGCTCGATAGCAAGACCATGTCGAACATCATTGCAGCACCCCTCCCACTTGTCGGGCCAGGTCGTTGGCGACCCGCGCCTGGTGGCGCGCCACTTCGCGGCCGGTCGCGCCCGCATCCTGCACGCCGTTGATCTCGATCGTGACGTTCTGCCGGATCTCGACCGGGCGCGGGCCCGCCGCGTCGCCGAAGCCCGCCGCGCCGTCGAGCCCGGGCATCTGGTACATCGCCCGCGTGTTCTCGATCGCCTGGGTCATCTGCGCTTCCGTGATCGACGCGCGATTCTTGCCTTGACGGTCGTAGAACGTCATCCGGCCATCCGAAATCCGTCCGGATTCGGTCCGCATGCCGGCGGGGACCGCCACGCTTGCCCATTCCTTCGCCGTCGCGTATACGGCATCGCGCACCTGGCCGCTTTTCCCCGTCACGAAATCCATGATGCCGCGCCGCTTGGTCTTGACGAGGTAGTCCTCGAAGATCCGGTCCTGCATCCCGCGGTCGAACTTCTCGCTTCCGCTCAGCCCCAGCGACGCGGCCGCGTCCGACAAGGTGTCGCCGATGATCTGGTAGCGCCCGGCCGCGTTGAAGCGGTGGCTGCGCTGCGCCGCCATGACCTCCGCGACCGTCATGTTCTCCAGGTCCTCGGCGCCCGACTTGTAGCCATGCGCCTTGCCGCGATTGACCGAGCCATAGTCGCCCTCGCCGCGTGCGATCAGTTGCGCGAACATCGAATGGGCAAGACCGCGCCCCGCGCCGGGATCACCCGACGGCGACGCCTGTTTCGCATCCCAGATTTTTTTCGCCTTGGCCTGCCACTCGCGGACGTCCTCGAATTCGTCCTTCTTCATTCCCCCGCTATACAGCATCAATTCGAGCCCCGCCGCCAACGGCCCACCCACCCACGGCCAGGCCCGACCCGCGAATCCGCCGATCTCACCCAGCGCCCCGCGTACGAGCGGCCCGCACGCCCGCCGCCCCGCGCACGAACAGCCCTGTACGCTCCATCGCTCCGCGCGCGACCGGCCCCGCGCGCTCCATCAGCTTGCCGGCGCCCGTCCACATCCGTCCGGCCGCGCCGCGCCCCCGCTCCAGCAGGGTGCCCGCCTTCTCGGCGACCCAGCCGGCCATCCGCTTGACGCCGCCGCCGATCCGCTTCGCAAGGCCCGCCTTTGCCGCGCCGCCTTCCGTTGCCTCGATCGCCTCGCCCACGGAACCCAGCGCCTCCACCAGCTCCTTGATTCCGCCGATCAGCTTGCTCCCGCCCAGCACCTTGAACGCACCGATCAGCAGCATGAGGCGCGTCGACCATCCGCCCGTGGCCGTATCGAGGGCGGCGAACTGGTCCGCGACGAACAGCACCCCGCCGCCCACCGCCTCGGTGCCCTTTCCGACCACGCCCGCCACTTCGCCGCCGCGCTTCTCGATCACCTCGCGATGCTCGTCGGTCCATTGCCGGAACTGCTTGATCAGCGGCCCCGCGCCGTGCAGCAGCGCACCCTGCGCCTGCAGCACCAGGTTGTCGTACGTCACGCCCAGTTCGCGCAGCTCCGCCGCCGCCCGATGCGCGTCGTCCGCCGTCTGGTTCAGGCCGGTCTTCCGCATCACCTCGCGATTGCGCGCGAACGACTTCGCGAAATCCCCGTCGCGCAGCGCGGACAAGGTCTTGTCATCGATTTCGAAGGTCTCGCCCAGCTTCCTCGCTTCGCCGGCCGGCAGCTTGTCCATGCGCGCGGCCATTTCAGCGAGCAGTTCCGCCGAGTCGCGCAGCTGGCCCTTGGCATCGCGCGTCTGGATGCCCATCTTCTTCAAGAGACCTTCGTTCGAGGGCGTCCTGCTCAACGCATCCGACAGGTTTCCGACGGCCTCCTCCGCCTCTTCGGTGGTGACGCCGACGTCGCGCGCCGCGTATTCAAACGCCTTCAGGTTCGCCGCCGAGGCGCCTGCGCGCCGCGACGCGAAATACAGGGTCTCGTATTTCTCGGCCACCGAGACCAGGCCCTCGCCCGCCTTCTTCGCGCCTTCCGAGATCTGCTCGACGCCGCCGGCCGCAATATCGAGCACTTTCTGGCGCTTCGTTCCGGTGCCCTTGCGTCCCGCCGCGTCGTTCAGCTTCTCGACCTTCGCGGTCAGCGCGACCAGCTCGTTCCCGGCCTGCTTCGCGCCGTCCGAGACCTTCTTGAACAGATCGCCGACGCTCTTGGCCATTTCCTCGACGCTCGTCTTGAAGTCGTCGAGCTTCTTCTTGTCGCCCTTGTCGTCGAACCGGAACCGTGGAATGACCAGGGGTTCGCTCATCTCATAGGTGTCAGCCATGTTCCCGCTCCAGCTTGCGGCGCAGGGCCGCGTGGTTGTCCGCCCGGACGGCGAGCGCGTCGTTCAGCAACGCGACGTCGGCCAGATCCAGCGTCCCGTCCTTCAGGCTCTCGAACGTGCAGAGCCCCTCGAGGACGGGAGCGAGGATCCAGTCCTCGCCCCCGGGCAGCGTCCGGATCCAGCCTAGATCGCCGCCGGGCTGCTCGTTTGGCTGGTAAGCAGCCCGCGAATAAAAGGGCCGAGATTGGCGATCACGACGCGCGCGACGAGCGGCAGCATCACGCCGAGGTCGAGGTCGTCGAACATCGCCGTCTGCTGGGCCGGCGACCAGATGCGCGACCAGCCGTGATCCTGGCGCCGCTCGACCACCGACAGGCAGGTGCCGAACACATACTCCGCATCCTCGTCGCGCAGACCCGCGAGCGCATCCGCGAACGGCTGCAGCACCGGCGTCACGACATCGACCATCCGCAGCACGTCGCGCACCGCGCCCGCGTCCTCCCGGGCGTCCGCAGCGCCCGCCGCCTCCGGCGCGTCGGCCGGCCCGCGGACCGGGACGAGCGCGTCGTACCCGGTCGCGAACCGCATCAGGACCGGGATCAGCGACGGGATGATCGGTGCAATCCGGCGCGACACATGAAACTGCTGCAGCGCGCTCAGCTTGCCGACGGCGTAACGCTCGCCGTTCAATTCGATTTCCGTCGCCATGGTCAGTACGCTCCGAGCATCCGGTCGATCTTGGCCGCGTCGAACACCCACTCGAGCACGTCGCCATCCTTCGCGTACTTGATGTCCGGCACCTTCTTGAACGCGCAGGTGCGCGCCGTCGCGACATCACCCGCGGCCGCCTGGCCGATCGCGATCAGGTTCTTGCCCCAGAGGCGGCTGTCGAGCGACTGAGCCTGATAGAGCGACATCAGCTTCGCGTTCGACGGCGAGGTCTTGAGCAGACGGATCGTCACCGTGCCGGACTTGTCGGCGTGCAGCGTGTGCATCACCTCGCCGTCGGCGCCGACGGTCATCGTGTTCTTGTCACCCGCGGCCGCGATGGTGATGCCTTCGTCCGCGTTGCCCGAGCCGGAGCCCAGCGAAAAGACCCCGCCGGGGCCGACGAGCGTCGCGGTGACGTCCTGGAAACTGTAGGTTGCCATGTTGATTTCCTCTCCTTACCGGTTGACGTTGATGAGGATGTCGACGCTGTGAATCGCGCCGGCTTCCTTGGCGGCGACCTGGAACGGCACCGCCTTGCGCGCCTCGCGATCGGCCTGCGACTGCGTCGCGATCGGCGGCGCGTACACGTAGTAGCCCTTCTCCAGCGTGTCGCCCTGCGCGAGCGCGCCGAAACCGGCGCTGTTCCACACGCCCGCGGCGAGATAGCCGTTGTTCACCGCCGCCTCGCAGGCAGCCGAGATCTGCGCGGCGATCTGTGCGTTGCCGGCGTCGGTCTGCGGCACCTTGGTCGGGCTCTGGTACAGCAGGTTGTAGACGTCGGTCTCGATGCGGTTGCGGAACCAGATCGCGTTGTAGACCGAATCCGCGAAGATCCCGCTCGGCGTCACACCTTGCTGGATGATCGACGTGTCGTTGCTGTACGCGACGAACACATTGCAGCGCTTCGCCTGCAGCGCGTTTGCCTGCGACGTGGTGAGCGCCTCGGCCGCCACGGCCGGCTCCTGCTTGAACATCAGCGTGATCGTCGTGTTGTTGCCGTTGAAGTTCACGGTCAACAGCCGGCCGAGCAGCGACACCACCGCATACGGCGACGCGCTCGAATACTGCGCGATCGTGTACTTGAGCTTGAGCGTCTTGAGACGGCTCGCGAGATCGGTCGCCACCGTGGCGTCGAGCGATTGCGGATTCTGCGTCGTGACGCCGTACAGGTGACGCTGGTCCGCCTCGATCAGGTTCGCGACCGCGATGTGCTGATCGTCGGCGACCGACGCGTCGGCGATAGACAGGCCGAGGAACTGGTTCGCGAAACGATCGAGGAACAGCGCGACGGCATCGGTCGGCTGCTCGGCCGCGATGCCGGTGACCGGCGCGCCGGCGACGTCGCTCGTCAGGCCGAGCAGCGCCGACACGTCGGTGCCGGCCTGCGGCGCGGACGCATAGCCGACCGTCGACTTCGCGCCCGTCGTGCCCGACGTCGCGACGAACTGCTGGCCGGTCCAGGCGAAGGTCACGCCCGGCAGTGCCGTGTTGAGCACCGTGGCGACGCCGTTCAGGTTGGTCTGCGCCGAGAAGTCGAGACCCGATGCGCTCTTCGCGGCGCCGTCGACCGAAATCTTGAACGCGCCGGCCGTGATCGCGCGCCATGCGCCGATGTCCTGCTGCGCCGCGGACAGCACGCCGCCGCGCAACGAACCGGCGGTCGCCGTCTTGGCCCAGCGGCCGATGCACAGGGCGCGCGGCTGCGGCGTCTGGTTGAAGTACAGGGCGGCCGCGACATACTCGGGCGCATTGGTGCCGAAGTCGGCCGTCACCGCATCGATACTGCCGTAGGCGCGCAGACGCTCGGTGGTATCGATGACGGCCGACGCGCCGAGAATCAGTGCCGTGTTCAGGTTCGCGCCCTGCGCCGCGAGCGGCGACATGTTGATCGAGACATTGATCAGGCGCGATACCGGCAATCCATTGGACATGCTGGACTCCTAGTGGTGGATGTTGCAAATGCCGGCCACGGGATTCGACGCATCAGTCGTCGTCGCCAGCGTGGCCGATTCGAGGTGACGGACCGCATAGGTCCGGACAAGCTTGCGGCGCAGCGTGACCGTGAGGTCGCAGCGCCGCGCCCACTGCTGACTCGCGGGATCCGCCGCCGCGCGGATCTCGCTCGTGCCGACGAACGCCAGGTCGTGTGCCTGCAGCTGTTCGCGGTTCTGCGGCACCGCGCAGCCATCGACGAAACGCTGGGCGTAACCTCGGGCGCGGGGGCCATAAAACGTCGCCAGCACGTCGATCGACTGGTGCCGGGTGTAAAGATCCTGACCATCGCCGGCGCCGTCGTGCACGATCGACGGCGCCGCGTCCTGGGTCAGCGCGGTCACGCCGAACACGCACGCGTCGACGGTCGGATCGGGATCGGGCTGGCCCGCCATCTGCAGGTGCGACTTGATCTGCGCGTCCGGCAGGCCGGTGACGCCCGCGATCAAGGCATGCAGCTGCGCGTCGAAGGCGTCGTCGTTTTCCGGAGGCGCGCCATTGCCTGACGCGAGGTAGCCGCCCGTTGAGTTGTCGTTCATGGAGTTCATTCCGAAGGAATGCCTATCCGGCAGCGCGCGAGGTCGCACGTTGTCCGGAGGCGAGGCGGGAACATCGCGGCCGATCGCAAGCAAGCGAGATCGGCCGCGGACGCGTTCCTGGTGTCAGGTTCGTGTGCCGGTTCCAGCCGGTGAATCAGAAATTTCGCTGCGACGAATCCGCGACGCGGGACATCGGATGCAGCAGAAATGCGAGAAGCAAAACAAAAAGCCCGCACTAGGCGGGCGTTCTACATATGCCGACCTCCCGGAAGGGAACAGGTCGCGCAATTAAGCGGTTTCGGTCATCTGGATATTAATTTAATTCATTAAAAATTTGCCTGCAAGCGCCTGTCGAAAATATTTTTATATTTCCACAAGACCGCAATCATCACTCTTCCATATTGCATGGGCATGATTTTTAATGTTGCCACTCTCATCGGATATACGGCATGCGGCGAGCACACCGCATCAACACCAACCCCGAAAAACAAAAGCCTGCACAAGGCAGGCCGTCCTCCCGACGCACCTCTCCCCCGGGAAGGAATCAGTCGCGCACTTAAGCGGGTTCGGTAATCTGAGTATCACTTTAATGCAACTCTTTTGACTCGACAAGTAGCCGGAAGAGAAAATCAAGATATCAAGCCGCCACCATTAATTTTCAACAATTCACATTCGATATCTTAATCTTAATGAATTATTTTTTATTGATTTACAGACATTCACATTGAAAACGGAGCCTGGATCGACAACTGCCGAGCAAAGGCCCGCACCGGGCGGGCCGTCCCTTGTCAGCCTGTTCTCGGAAAAGAATGGAGCGGGCGGCGCGCGATGGCGCGCCACTCCGTTCCGGAGGACACCTAGCAAAAGTACTGCCGAGACACCTCGATCACTCGCCGCACATGCGCGAGCGCATCGATACGCGGGCCGTGAACGGCTTGTGCCGCACTTTCATGGCGGCGCGCGCGCTGCGCGCGCCGCGCTTCCGCCATCGATTCCAGAACCTTGCCGATCTCGGACTTGCCGTGAGCCAGCGCCATGTTGAACGCGCTCGATGGTCGATGCGGAATCTTCAGCTTCCGGCAGATCACGCGCGGATCCATGTTGAGGATGTAGTGCAGCTTCAACACGTCGCGATCGAACGGCATCAGCTTGCGCCATGCCCGCTCGACATCCTCGGCGTCGATTTCATCGATGCGGTTCGCATCCGCGCGCCGCAACTGTCCCTCCGGCCGATAGCGTCCCTCGGCAGACCCCGCCCGCGATCCACGCATCGCCGTGGATCGCTGCGCCCTGGCCCAATTCTCAAGACGATCATCCAGATTGCTCATTGTTTGTGTTCTCCTGTATTGCCCGCTGCCTGCTCCGTCTATCCGCCCTGTCGGACAAACGCTCTCAGATCCCATTGCCGCGCGCCCGGCTTGCCTGCCTGCGCCCGGGCTACCGCGGCCACGCCCTACCGCCCCCTTCCCCAAGGAGGCACACCCCGTCATTCCGGTATGTTCGTTGACGCGTTACCGCTTGATCGGAAGAGGCAAACCCAGCAGTTCCTGGGACTTGCCCGTCGCGATGCACTCGCGCCGACCGCGCTTCACCAGCCGCCCGGCGTCGAGCAATTCCCGGGCGCGCCCGCAGACGCTCGACAACTTGAGATTGGTGAGCGCCGCGAGGTCTTCCCGCGTGAGCAATACATCGATCGATTCGAAGCAATCGAGCACCATGCGCTGGGTGGTCGACAAGGCGCGCTCGCTTGGCGAAAGACGACGGTGCGGATATACCCCGGAGGCTTGAAGCCCGGCTTGCGGGCGGGAAAGTGCTGTCATGCAAGATTCCCCTTCATTGTCATTCAATTAGTTTTACGAAATATGTGCATGACCGGGCTCCGGGTTGGCATCGGCCAGACCATCCCGGACCGGCATCCGAGCGGCCGGCGGCGTACCCCGCCCCGAACCGCTCGGATGCACCGCATCGCCGGCGTACCGCCGAATCGGCGAATCGGCGAATCGGCGAAAAGCTGGCGTGCGGATCATGCTTCGCAGTATAGTAGCATTCGCTACCATCAACAAGTAGCATTTGCTATCCGTAGCATGTGCTACGCTTTCGCCATGAACGAAACAGAACTCCATCGCGTCCGCGTCGAGCGCCTGCGGGCCGCCGTCGAGCAGCTAGAGGGCGGCAATGTGACCGCATTCGGCAAGCGGCTCGGCTACAAGGACGGCGCGTTCGTCCGGCAAATGCTGAGCGAAAAGCGCGCCGTATCCGAAAAGACGATCCGTGCGATCGAGAGTCTGCCCGGCATGGCCGGCTGGTTCGGCGCGGCGTCGACGGAGTCGGATCAGCCGCGCGCCGAGAAACTGCCGAAGGACCAAGGCAACGTCCTGGTCTGGGAGCACCCGGAAGATCTGCCGCCCGACAGCGATCGGGTCTGGCTGGACAGGTTCGACTACAGATTCAGCGCGGGGAGAGGTTTGATCCAGTGGGAAATCAGGCAGAAGAAAGCGCTGCCTTTCGATGTCGGGTTCTTCAAGGCGCTTGGCGTCAAGCCGCATGAGTGCAAGCTTGCCCAGGTCCACGGCCGCAGCATGGAACCGTATCTGTTCAACCGCGACATGATGATGATCTGCGAAACCAAGACGCATGTCCGCGACGGGCACATCTATGCGGTCTATTTCGAGGACGAGGCGCTCGTCAAGCAGATCTTCAAGGAGCCGAAAGGCGCCCTCCGGCTGCATTCGTACAACCCGGAATATCCGGATCGGATCGTCGCGGGCGATCAGCTGATCAGCCTGCAGATCGTCGGGGAAGTGATGTACCGGTCGGGATCGGGGCCCGCGGGCGGGAATTGACGGAGGCTCTCCCGGCCCCGCGATGGCACCGTACCGCCGCCATCGCGGGAGGCCCGGCCGGCGGGCCCATGTGGTGAATCGGCCGCAGATGCGCCCTGCTTCAACGCATCGCCCTCTACGCTTCGTTCATCCCAATCCGTTGCATGTGCAAGCACTGTGGTCGCATGCTCGATGCGACAGGTACTTGCCGGCTCACGCGCGTCATTGCACATGCCGGGCCGCCGACCATTCCCGAGCGGTTGCGGCCTCGCAACGGGCATCTCAGCGCCCGCCCGAATCGTTCGGGCCATGAAGCCCTCGTCGGGCCCACCCCGCGCATGCTGCCCGTTCACGCTCGACGTCGGCCTCGTCAGCCCTGGCCGAGCAGGCACGACCCAACCGTCGGCCGATGCGCGGCGCGGCATCCCGCTCCGCGTCCGCTAGCTGTGAAGCTTCAATA contains:
- a CDS encoding phage structural protein gives rise to the protein MATYSFQDVTATLVGPGGVFSLGSGSGNADEGITIAAAGDKNTMTVGADGEVMHTLHADKSGTVTIRLLKTSPSNAKLMSLYQAQSLDSRLWGKNLIAIGQAAAGDVATARTCAFKKVPDIKYAKDGDVLEWVFDAAKIDRMLGAY
- a CDS encoding phage baseplate plug family protein, with protein sequence MTIYEIPLSGDNQTFKISLGGVLYRLTLVYRGPGGWVLDIADVNGGPLVAGIPLVTGIDLLAQYAHLGFAGALRVQGAAHPDDVPDFDNLGAGARLYWVTDQ
- a CDS encoding phage tail assembly chaperone, producing the protein MATEIELNGERYAVGKLSALQQFHVSRRIAPIIPSLIPVLMRFATGYDALVPVRGPADAPEAAGAADAREDAGAVRDVLRMVDVVTPVLQPFADALAGLRDEDAEYVFGTCLSVVERRQDHGWSRIWSPAQQTAMFDDLDLGVMLPLVARVVIANLGPFIRGLLTSQTSSPAAI
- a CDS encoding Gp138 family membrane-puncturing spike protein; amino-acid sequence: MDKLQKYGDSAAALRAMLRTSRSDLWTALPAIVDSFDAALQTCAVQLAIKPQRQAADGAVASIPFKVLVDCPVQFPAGGQCALTFPVMPGDECLVVFASRCIDAWWQSGGVQDQAELRMHDLSDGFVLLGYRSRPRALANVSGHSTQLRSDDGATYIDLDPSRQKVTIVAPGGFDVIAPQSTFSAAVTIQGLLTFVGGMVGSATSGAAARISGAIDFVGQVLANGKRIDDTHTHGGVQPGGGNTGNVN
- a CDS encoding DUF2612 domain-containing protein, whose product is MAELEEYIGLITSEHRERPRFSSTVGALVGPLVEQLNAIGSMPEKFDLDVAKGVQLDAIGMWVGVSRRINAQLANVYFSFDLSGIGYDQGIWKGPYDPDMGLVMLDDDTYRLVIRAKIGANHWDGTLASSAAILNSIFGPDTHAFFEDNQDMSMTIGISGRVPSAVFLALLAGGYIPLKPEGVRVNFTLVTTADGEPLFGLDMDNQYVAGLDRGAWGVPA
- a CDS encoding baseplate J/gp47 family protein, producing the protein MTLSTLAPTIDANGITAPAYADVLAYLQDKFRAIYGVDAYLEPDSQDGQLLAVFAKAMSDVNATAIAIYNAFSPATAQGAALSSNVKINGIARKLASYSSVDLRLVGQAGATITNGTARDENGEKWQLPASVVIPPSGEITVTATCARIGAVAARAGTVAQIATPMRGWQSVINPADAAVGAPVESDAALRLRQTISTALPSMTVLDGIIGAVANVVGVTRYVAYENDTSDTDKNGIPPHAVSLVVEGGDAQLVAQAIASKKTPGAGTFGQTAVVVKDVYDRPITIQFFRPAAARIVATVNLKALAGYTTQTGQQIRQAVADYVNALPIGGGLSGSVEWGDALTAANGVGGGRTFKLAGLALSGPRGSGAPDVPLLFNEAAACSPDDVTVVI
- a CDS encoding phage baseplate protein — protein: MVLLSSKWIDNIEIAVSIEEQYNDELTIVDHPVENGAQISDHAYRRPSEVILQCGWSNADYKALLGASQTNFNGTLSNPDYVNGVYSRLLALQQRCERFNVTTSRRRYSNMLIAGLAVSTDVKNRAALIVKATLREILVVDTKATTLAPRANQAQPAATSELQDQGTKQLAPANPAPGGASPPDQWR
- a CDS encoding DUF6889 family protein, which encodes MRTLPGGEDWILAPVLEGLCTFESLKDGTLDLADVALLNDALAVRADNHAALRRKLEREHG